The following are encoded together in the Streptomyces sp. NBC_01465 genome:
- a CDS encoding 1-aminocyclopropane-1-carboxylate deaminase/D-cysteine desulfhydrase produces the protein MSPEPLRPLRPRLPSPLQQVTDGRFDRHGVELLLKRDDLIHPDLTGNKWRKLSPNLTAAAGRPLLTFGGAYSNHLRATAAAGRLLGFGTIGVVRGDELADRPLNPSLARCAADGMRLVFVDRTTYRAKTVPPEFADAYVVPEGGSNSLAVHGCTELGRELRGAADVVGVAVGTGGTVAGLAGGLAPGQRAIGIPVLKGGFLGEEVRRLQREAFGAPTGNWTLDDRFHEGGYARATPELEAFAGDFEERHGIALERIYVAKMLRGLLTLTEEGAFPRGTRLAAVITGRP, from the coding sequence ATGTCCCCGGAACCACTTCGACCACTCCGCCCCCGCCTCCCGTCCCCGCTCCAGCAGGTCACGGACGGCCGGTTTGACCGCCACGGAGTCGAACTGCTCCTGAAACGGGACGACTTGATCCACCCGGACCTCACGGGCAACAAGTGGCGCAAGCTGTCCCCCAACCTCACGGCCGCGGCGGGCCGCCCCCTGCTGACCTTCGGCGGCGCGTACTCCAACCACTTGCGCGCGACGGCGGCCGCGGGCCGCCTGCTGGGCTTCGGGACGATCGGTGTCGTACGGGGGGACGAGCTGGCGGACCGCCCTCTGAACCCGTCGCTGGCGCGGTGCGCGGCGGACGGGATGCGACTGGTGTTCGTGGACCGCACGACGTACCGGGCGAAGACGGTCCCGCCGGAGTTCGCGGACGCGTACGTCGTCCCCGAGGGCGGCAGCAACTCCCTTGCGGTGCACGGCTGTACGGAGCTGGGCCGCGAGCTCCGGGGGGCGGCGGACGTGGTGGGGGTGGCCGTGGGGACGGGGGGAACGGTGGCGGGCCTGGCGGGCGGTCTGGCGCCCGGGCAGCGGGCGATCGGCATCCCGGTACTGAAGGGAGGCTTCCTGGGCGAGGAGGTACGCCGCCTGCAGCGGGAGGCGTTCGGGGCACCGACGGGGAACTGGACGCTGGACGACCGGTTCCACGAGGGGGGTTATGCGCGCGCGACGCCTGAACTGGAGGCGTTCGCAGGGGACTTCGAGGAGCGCCACGGAATCGCTCTGGAGCGGATCTACGTGGCGAAGATGCTGCGGGGTCTGCTGACACTGACGGAGGAGGGCGCGTTCCCCCGGGGCACGAGGCTGGCAGCGGTGATCACTGGACGCCCGTGA
- a CDS encoding family 2B encapsulin nanocompartment shell protein has protein sequence MSVGEEIREQQAPSQQSLGTAAARNLATTTKSAPQMQEITSRWLLRMLPWVQVQGGTYRVNRRLSYSVGDGRVTFVQTGDRVAVIPAELGELPALRDYEDQSALQELAQRCAQREFAAGEVMAEAGTANDRVFLLAHGRVEKLGAGQYGGENVLGVLADGSYLGDQALVDADSTWEYTARAATACTVLELTRADVLNLAERAGSLRDHLAGLAFVPEQRTNKYGEAAIDLSAGHVGEAVVPHTFVDYDAAPREYELSVAQTVLKVHSRIADLYNQPMNQTEQQLRLTVEALRERQEHELINNREFGLLNNADYSQRLQPHDGAPGPDDMDELLSRRRGSKMILAHPRAIAAFGRECNKRGLYPDSIEVAGHHVPAWRGVPIFPCNKIPITDARTTSIICMRTGEAEQGVIGLQQAGIPDEIEPSLSVRFMGIDEQAIISYLVTAYYSAAILVPDALGVLENVEVSRWR, from the coding sequence ATGTCGGTTGGCGAAGAGATCCGCGAGCAGCAGGCCCCGTCCCAGCAGAGTCTGGGGACGGCGGCGGCGCGGAACTTGGCGACCACCACCAAGTCCGCGCCGCAGATGCAGGAGATCACCTCGCGGTGGCTGCTGCGGATGCTGCCGTGGGTGCAGGTGCAGGGCGGTACGTACCGGGTGAACCGCCGGCTGAGTTACTCCGTGGGCGACGGACGCGTGACGTTCGTGCAGACCGGCGACCGGGTCGCGGTCATCCCCGCCGAGCTGGGCGAGCTGCCCGCGCTGCGGGACTACGAGGACCAGTCCGCGCTCCAGGAGCTCGCACAGCGGTGCGCGCAGCGGGAGTTCGCGGCAGGGGAGGTGATGGCCGAGGCGGGGACGGCCAACGACCGGGTGTTCCTGCTCGCGCACGGCAGGGTGGAGAAGCTGGGCGCCGGGCAGTACGGCGGTGAGAACGTGCTCGGGGTGCTCGCCGACGGCTCGTACCTGGGCGACCAGGCGCTCGTGGACGCGGACTCCACCTGGGAGTACACCGCCCGCGCCGCCACCGCCTGTACGGTCCTGGAGCTGACCCGGGCCGATGTGCTGAACCTGGCCGAGCGCGCGGGTTCGCTCCGGGACCATCTGGCCGGGCTCGCCTTCGTCCCCGAGCAGCGGACCAACAAGTACGGCGAGGCGGCGATCGACCTCTCCGCCGGGCATGTGGGCGAGGCCGTCGTACCGCACACGTTCGTGGACTACGACGCGGCGCCGCGCGAGTACGAACTGAGCGTCGCGCAGACGGTGCTGAAGGTGCACAGCCGTATCGCCGACCTCTACAACCAGCCCATGAACCAGACCGAGCAGCAGTTGCGGCTCACGGTCGAGGCGCTGCGCGAGCGCCAGGAGCACGAGCTCATCAACAACCGTGAGTTCGGGCTGCTGAACAACGCCGACTACAGCCAGCGGCTGCAGCCGCACGACGGGGCGCCCGGCCCCGACGACATGGACGAACTGCTGTCGCGCAGGCGCGGGTCGAAGATGATCCTCGCGCATCCGCGCGCCATCGCGGCCTTCGGGCGGGAGTGCAACAAGCGCGGGCTCTACCCCGACAGCATCGAGGTGGCGGGGCACCATGTGCCCGCCTGGCGCGGGGTGCCGATCTTCCCCTGCAACAAGATCCCGATCACCGACGCCCGGACCACCTCGATCATCTGTATGCGTACGGGCGAGGCCGAGCAGGGTGTCATCGGTCTGCAGCAGGCGGGGATCCCCGACGAGATCGAACCGAGCCTCTCGGTGCGCTTCATGGGCATCGACGAGCAGGCGATCATCTCCTACCTGGTGACGGCCTACTACTCGGCGGCGATCCTGGTACCGGACGCGCTGGGCGTGCTGGAGAACGTCGAGGTCAGTCGCTGGCGCTGA
- a CDS encoding family 2 encapsulin nanocompartment cargo protein polyprenyl transferase: MITAHSATEGHEAAALLERTRIAVNPRLRSTVETLPGSLRRIAMYHFGWELPDGTPAAGQAGKAIRPALVLAATQALGGDTEPAVRAAAAVELVHNFTLLHDDVIDQDPTRRHRPTAWTVFGIPDAIIAGDALHALALRLLAEDAHPASRAASERLAACVIELCAGQQADCAFEDRGDVTLEECLTMAEAKTGALLGCACALGALYAGADTEVVDAMDAFGREAGLAFQLIDDLIGIWGDPAQTGKPAGADLAAHKKSLPVVAALSSGTPAAAELEGLYRGPMNAAAIRSATEAVERAGGRDWAQMQAADRMSRAVHHLSRAVPDLTAAGGLLSLAEFVTRRNH, encoded by the coding sequence GTGATCACTGCACATTCCGCGACCGAGGGTCACGAGGCCGCCGCTCTGCTGGAGCGGACCCGGATCGCGGTCAACCCCCGGCTCAGGTCCACCGTCGAGACCCTGCCGGGCTCCCTGCGCCGTATCGCGATGTACCACTTCGGCTGGGAGCTGCCCGACGGCACCCCGGCTGCGGGACAGGCGGGCAAGGCGATCAGGCCCGCGCTGGTGCTCGCCGCGACGCAGGCCCTGGGCGGGGACACGGAGCCTGCCGTACGGGCGGCCGCCGCCGTGGAGCTGGTGCACAACTTCACCCTGCTGCACGACGACGTGATCGACCAGGACCCCACCCGCAGACACCGGCCCACCGCCTGGACGGTCTTCGGCATACCGGACGCGATCATCGCCGGTGACGCACTGCACGCACTCGCGCTGCGGCTGCTCGCCGAGGATGCGCACCCGGCCTCCCGGGCGGCCTCGGAGCGTCTCGCCGCGTGCGTCATCGAGCTCTGCGCCGGCCAGCAGGCGGACTGCGCCTTCGAGGACCGGGGCGACGTCACGCTGGAGGAGTGCCTGACGATGGCGGAGGCCAAGACCGGGGCGCTGCTCGGCTGTGCGTGCGCGCTGGGTGCGCTGTACGCGGGGGCGGACACCGAAGTGGTCGACGCCATGGACGCGTTCGGGCGGGAGGCGGGGCTCGCCTTCCAGCTGATCGACGACCTCATCGGGATCTGGGGCGACCCCGCCCAGACGGGGAAGCCGGCCGGTGCGGATCTGGCCGCGCACAAGAAGTCGCTGCCGGTGGTCGCCGCCCTGTCCTCGGGGACGCCCGCCGCGGCCGAACTGGAGGGGCTCTACCGGGGGCCGATGAACGCCGCTGCCATAAGGTCCGCGACCGAGGCCGTGGAGCGGGCGGGCGGCCGCGACTGGGCGCAGATGCAGGCGGCCGACCGAATGTCCCGGGCGGTGCACCATCTGTCGCGCGCTGTCCCCGACCTCACGGCGGCGGGAGGGCTGCTGTCCCTGGCGGAGTTCGTGACGCGGCGGAACCACTGA
- a CDS encoding GNAT family N-acetyltransferase, translated as MGVAIRQAGEGDREALVELLDSAFQQDPVSGWVFPDEAHRRAVHGKFLGVFIDITLAEGRVDLTEDGSAMALWLEVPAGEPEGEDEVPALMRETADPENERAELVGRLMGAVHPHDRAHTYLLMIGVSPERQGEGLGTALMAPVLERCDREGTPAYLEASSARSRVLYERLGFAFMGRTVQLPDGPQMWPMWREPQEPQG; from the coding sequence ATGGGTGTGGCGATACGGCAGGCGGGCGAGGGCGACCGCGAGGCGCTCGTGGAACTGCTGGACAGTGCGTTCCAGCAGGACCCGGTGAGCGGGTGGGTCTTCCCCGACGAGGCGCACCGGCGGGCGGTGCACGGGAAGTTCCTCGGGGTCTTCATCGACATCACCCTCGCCGAGGGCCGGGTCGACCTCACCGAGGACGGGTCCGCGATGGCCCTGTGGCTGGAGGTGCCCGCGGGTGAGCCGGAGGGCGAGGACGAGGTCCCGGCCCTGATGCGCGAGACGGCCGATCCGGAGAACGAACGGGCCGAGCTGGTGGGCCGGTTGATGGGCGCCGTCCATCCGCACGACCGGGCCCACACGTATCTGCTCATGATCGGGGTGAGCCCGGAGCGGCAGGGGGAGGGGCTGGGGACCGCACTGATGGCGCCCGTCCTGGAGCGCTGCGACCGCGAGGGAACGCCCGCCTATCTGGAGGCGAGCAGCGCGCGCAGCCGGGTGCTGTACGAGCGGCTCGGGTTCGCCTTCATGGGCAGGACGGTGCAGCTTCCCGACGGGCCGCAGATGTGGCCGATGTGGCGCGAGCCGCAGGAGCCGCAGGGCTGA
- a CDS encoding TetR/AcrR family transcriptional regulator, whose product MARNPERRTALVDAAIDVLAQEGARGLTFRAVDACAGVPAGTASNYFASRDDLLTQAGRHIHVRMTPDPAEVAEALRPGPSRALVTSLMQWLVQRMEKERNGYLALIELRLEATRWPALRAELTVALQTVLDANIAFHLASGMPGDAETVRLLYVSMTGLLVEHLTLPGLLGEDSTARLVEALVERIVPEG is encoded by the coding sequence ATGGCCCGAAATCCGGAACGCAGGACCGCACTTGTCGACGCGGCGATCGACGTACTCGCCCAGGAAGGAGCGCGCGGCCTCACCTTCCGGGCGGTCGACGCCTGCGCCGGCGTCCCCGCCGGCACCGCGTCAAACTACTTCGCCAGCCGCGACGATCTGCTGACCCAGGCCGGACGCCATATCCACGTACGGATGACGCCCGACCCCGCGGAGGTCGCCGAAGCCCTGCGCCCCGGACCTTCGCGCGCACTCGTCACCAGCCTCATGCAGTGGCTCGTGCAGCGCATGGAGAAGGAGCGCAACGGCTATCTGGCGCTCATCGAGCTCCGCCTGGAAGCCACCCGCTGGCCCGCCCTGCGCGCCGAACTGACCGTCGCCCTGCAGACGGTCCTCGACGCCAACATCGCGTTCCATCTGGCCTCGGGCATGCCGGGCGACGCCGAGACCGTACGGCTGCTGTACGTCTCCATGACGGGCCTCCTCGTCGAACACCTCACCCTGCCCGGCCTGTTGGGCGAGGACTCCACCGCCCGCCTGGTCGAGGCTCTGGTCGAAAGGATCGTCCCGGAGGGGTAG
- a CDS encoding dihydrofolate reductase family protein, whose protein sequence is MRKLTYYVGASIDGFIAAPSGAYDFYPLGEPFLKDFLIGTYPECLPTHVRGHFGVDDAPNTHFDTIIQGRGTYAAALDMGVTSPYAHLRQYVVSRSIAESPDPAVEMISGDVLSAVKELKAEEGGLGIYLAGGADLAAQLLPEIDELVIKVYPIVIGAGIPLFSAEFGVVDFELDDVRTFDNGTIVTKYARKR, encoded by the coding sequence TTGCGCAAGCTCACGTATTACGTCGGTGCCTCCATCGACGGTTTCATCGCGGCGCCCTCCGGGGCCTATGACTTCTACCCGCTCGGCGAGCCCTTCCTGAAGGACTTCCTGATCGGCACCTATCCGGAGTGCCTGCCGACGCATGTGCGCGGTCACTTCGGGGTCGACGACGCACCCAACACCCACTTCGACACGATCATCCAGGGGCGCGGTACCTATGCTGCGGCGCTGGACATGGGAGTGACGAGCCCGTACGCGCATCTGCGCCAGTACGTGGTCTCGCGCTCCATCGCCGAGAGCCCCGACCCCGCCGTCGAGATGATCTCCGGCGATGTGCTGAGCGCCGTGAAGGAGCTCAAGGCGGAGGAGGGCGGGCTCGGGATCTATCTCGCGGGCGGGGCCGACCTGGCCGCCCAACTTCTTCCGGAGATCGACGAGTTGGTCATCAAGGTGTATCCGATCGTCATCGGGGCGGGCATTCCGCTCTTCTCGGCCGAATTCGGCGTCGTGGACTTCGAGTTGGACGACGTACGGACCTTCGACAACGGGACGATCGTGACGAAGTACGCCAGGAAGCGGTAA
- a CDS encoding DUF6304 family protein, which produces MTAQSWAGWYRDRHGSEAFVITVEGRQLHTRIRGVEYVGDSFDALAPAEGAALGDCVLEWDMPLPVLDTGGEVHRATLSCLLALRRPDTDLGVTLHYGGAGYSAGNNDGDFGAALALIQEQLPPGASLQAPFTVHA; this is translated from the coding sequence ATGACAGCACAGTCGTGGGCCGGCTGGTACCGGGACCGCCATGGATCGGAAGCCTTCGTGATCACGGTCGAGGGGCGGCAACTGCACACCCGGATCAGGGGTGTTGAGTACGTGGGCGACTCCTTCGACGCGCTGGCCCCTGCCGAGGGGGCGGCGCTCGGCGACTGCGTCCTCGAGTGGGACATGCCGCTGCCGGTCCTGGACACCGGCGGCGAGGTGCACCGGGCCACCCTCAGCTGCCTGCTGGCGCTGCGGCGGCCCGACACCGACCTCGGCGTGACCCTGCACTACGGCGGCGCGGGGTACTCCGCCGGGAACAACGACGGCGACTTCGGGGCAGCACTCGCCCTGATCCAGGAGCAACTCCCGCCGGGCGCCTCGCTCCAGGCGCCGTTCACCGTGCACGCGTAG
- a CDS encoding DUF4386 family protein, with the protein MTDTKHLAAPVTAAPLAAGLRTLATAALGVVAVGSVVNALFAVLTPGGDPHNGFSYGDAAGHRDRFWAMFAYGGPLYALFCVGLAFAVLVLVRQRGAALARIGSVLLIVSGALVSSGFGGVGVLYGYATNSAALPTASGHSFVAYINDHTDLYTNVLAPSALAQIVGSVLVCIALFRARSVPRWLSALFIVGMLLSFAISSGAAGFVAALPSAVATVAIAWYARERTTA; encoded by the coding sequence ATGACCGACACCAAGCACCTCGCCGCCCCTGTCACCGCCGCCCCGCTCGCGGCCGGTCTGCGCACCCTCGCCACCGCCGCGCTCGGCGTCGTCGCGGTCGGCTCCGTCGTGAACGCGCTGTTCGCGGTCCTGACTCCGGGCGGCGACCCGCACAACGGGTTCAGCTACGGCGACGCGGCCGGCCACCGCGACCGCTTCTGGGCGATGTTCGCGTACGGCGGGCCGCTCTACGCCCTGTTCTGCGTCGGCCTCGCCTTCGCGGTCCTCGTCCTGGTGCGGCAGCGCGGGGCGGCGCTCGCCCGCATCGGTTCGGTGCTCCTGATCGTCTCGGGGGCACTGGTCAGCTCGGGCTTCGGAGGCGTCGGCGTGCTGTACGGGTACGCCACGAACTCCGCGGCCCTGCCCACCGCTTCGGGCCACAGCTTCGTCGCGTACATCAACGACCACACCGACCTCTACACCAACGTCCTGGCGCCCAGCGCACTCGCCCAGATCGTCGGCTCGGTGCTCGTCTGCATCGCGCTCTTCCGGGCACGCTCGGTCCCGCGCTGGCTGTCCGCGCTGTTCATCGTCGGGATGCTGCTGAGCTTCGCCATCTCCAGCGGCGCCGCCGGGTTCGTCGCGGCACTGCCCTCCGCGGTCGCGACCGTGGCGATCGCCTGGTACGCCCGCGAGCGCACCACGGCCTGA
- a CDS encoding sensor histidine kinase, with product MKAQEQSRAGVWPRRVAGGVALVAVGVVCVVSVVLVTVRPSPAAGDSLLFAGAAVIGGVSLALGLFVARRRPRNPVGALLALTGLVPPLIIGLDTYAGAGLARGRPLPGAELLHQLTSGWWTLWYVPVMLLVLLFPDGRLPAGRRARWVLGGILVVPVVFDVLAMLDPTPYEPPFEDYGHPLPTLPAAYAWTALVPLGLMMALLVLSVLVMRGRYRAAGAVERAQVKWFALGALALPGTLLCCWADYLLWGEVGVLIWAGLIALYAGVPALTTLALLRHDLYDVDRAASAVATWGVVTAGLLAVYSAVSFAGGFAVGRGSAVTAAALTALVAAALVPVKNRVRRRVDRRLFPVRQAALASLDTLEREVHEGRARPEQLESVLREALREPGLRVGYLLPGSDEFRDVDGELVTGSVPVRLAGRPIGIVAGGDCPREVAAACVLLVETVRLRMEVGRALGEVEASRARMLRAGYRERARLERDLHDGAQQRLVTLGMALRLAQRHLDDDSVDMDGLLDQAVAELGTAVAELRELAHGLRPSSLDDGLGPALEALSARAPIALDWRLERPELPDEVATTAYYVASEAVANAVKHAGAGRIGLRVQDEGESIRIAVEDDGCGGAGVRPGSGLAGLADRVAALGGILSVSSAAGSGTVVEAVLPCAS from the coding sequence ATGAAGGCACAGGAGCAGAGCAGGGCCGGTGTCTGGCCGCGACGAGTCGCCGGCGGTGTCGCGCTGGTCGCCGTCGGAGTGGTGTGCGTCGTCTCCGTCGTGCTGGTGACCGTCCGGCCCTCGCCCGCCGCCGGGGACTCCCTGCTCTTCGCCGGGGCCGCCGTCATCGGCGGCGTCTCCCTCGCGCTCGGGCTCTTCGTCGCGCGGCGGCGGCCCCGCAACCCCGTCGGGGCGCTGCTCGCCCTCACCGGGCTCGTGCCGCCGCTGATCATCGGCCTCGACACCTACGCGGGGGCCGGCCTTGCCCGCGGGCGGCCCCTCCCCGGCGCCGAGTTGCTGCACCAGCTCACCTCGGGCTGGTGGACCCTCTGGTACGTCCCCGTGATGCTCCTCGTCCTGCTCTTCCCCGACGGGCGGCTGCCCGCCGGACGCCGGGCGCGGTGGGTCCTCGGCGGGATCCTCGTCGTGCCCGTCGTCTTCGATGTGCTGGCGATGCTCGACCCGACCCCGTACGAACCGCCCTTCGAGGACTACGGCCACCCGCTCCCCACCCTGCCCGCCGCCTACGCCTGGACCGCCCTGGTCCCGCTCGGCCTGATGATGGCCCTGCTCGTCCTCTCCGTCCTGGTCATGCGCGGCCGCTACCGGGCCGCCGGGGCCGTCGAGCGGGCCCAGGTGAAGTGGTTCGCGCTCGGCGCGCTCGCGCTGCCCGGGACCCTGCTGTGCTGCTGGGCCGACTACCTCCTGTGGGGCGAGGTCGGCGTGCTGATCTGGGCCGGACTCATCGCGCTGTACGCCGGGGTGCCCGCGCTCACCACCCTGGCGCTGCTGCGGCACGACCTCTACGACGTGGACCGCGCCGCCAGCGCCGTCGCCACCTGGGGCGTGGTCACCGCGGGCCTCCTGGCCGTCTACTCGGCGGTGTCCTTCGCCGGCGGGTTCGCCGTCGGGCGGGGCAGCGCGGTGACGGCGGCCGCGCTCACCGCGCTGGTCGCGGCGGCCCTCGTACCGGTCAAGAACCGGGTGCGGCGCAGGGTCGACCGGCGGCTCTTCCCCGTACGGCAGGCGGCCCTTGCCTCCCTGGACACCCTGGAGCGCGAGGTCCACGAAGGGCGGGCGCGCCCCGAACAGCTGGAGTCCGTCCTGCGCGAGGCGCTGCGCGAGCCGGGGCTGCGGGTCGGCTATCTGTTGCCCGGATCCGACGAATTCCGTGACGTGGACGGCGAGTTGGTGACCGGGTCCGTCCCGGTGCGGCTCGCGGGGCGCCCGATCGGGATCGTCGCCGGGGGCGACTGCCCGCGCGAGGTGGCCGCCGCCTGCGTGCTGCTCGTGGAGACCGTACGGCTGCGCATGGAGGTCGGGCGCGCCCTCGGCGAGGTCGAGGCGAGCCGTGCCCGGATGCTCCGCGCCGGATACCGCGAACGCGCCCGCCTGGAACGGGACTTGCACGACGGCGCCCAACAGCGACTCGTCACCCTCGGCATGGCGCTGCGCCTCGCCCAGCGCCACCTCGACGACGACAGCGTCGACATGGACGGACTCCTCGACCAGGCCGTCGCCGAACTGGGCACGGCGGTCGCGGAGTTGAGGGAACTCGCGCACGGGCTGCGCCCCTCCTCCCTCGACGACGGCCTCGGCCCCGCCCTCGAAGCGCTCTCCGCCCGCGCCCCGATCGCCCTCGACTGGCGACTGGAGCGCCCCGAGCTGCCCGACGAGGTCGCGACGACCGCGTACTACGTCGCCAGCGAGGCCGTCGCCAACGCCGTCAAGCACGCGGGCGCCGGCCGGATCGGGCTGCGCGTGCAGGACGAGGGCGAGTCCATCCGTATCGCCGTCGAGGACGACGGCTGCGGCGGTGCGGGCGTGCGCCCCGGGTCCGGGCTGGCGGGCCTCGCCGACCGGGTCGCGGCGCTCGGCGGGATCCTCTCGGTCTCAAGTGCGGCCGGTAGCGGGACGGTTGTGGAGGCGGTGCTGCCGTGCGCATCGTGA
- a CDS encoding response regulator transcription factor gives MRIVIGEDSALFREGLARLLADAGHEIVGRAADAPALVAAVSETRPDLAVIDIRMPPDLTDDGARAARRVREEFPDLGIVLLSQHIETRNAMELVAQGGFGYLLKDRVFDVDDFLEALRRVAAGGSALDPEVVARMLGARRDPLATLTPREAEVLSLMAEGRTNLGIARRLWLTERTVETHVGSILGKLGLATGEEHNRRVLAVLAYLTST, from the coding sequence GTGCGCATCGTGATCGGTGAGGACTCCGCCCTGTTCAGGGAGGGTCTCGCGCGGCTCCTCGCGGACGCCGGCCACGAGATCGTGGGCCGGGCCGCGGACGCCCCCGCGCTGGTCGCCGCCGTCTCCGAGACGCGCCCCGACCTGGCCGTCATCGACATCCGGATGCCGCCGGACCTCACCGACGACGGGGCGCGTGCGGCGCGGCGCGTACGGGAGGAGTTCCCGGACCTGGGCATCGTGCTGCTCTCCCAGCACATCGAGACGCGCAACGCGATGGAACTGGTCGCGCAGGGCGGCTTCGGCTACCTCCTCAAGGACCGCGTCTTCGACGTGGACGACTTCCTGGAGGCGCTGCGCAGGGTCGCGGCGGGCGGCTCCGCGCTCGACCCGGAGGTGGTGGCCCGGATGCTCGGGGCGCGGCGCGATCCCCTGGCCACGCTGACGCCGCGCGAGGCGGAGGTGCTGTCGCTGATGGCCGAGGGGCGGACGAACCTGGGGATCGCGCGGCGGCTGTGGCTGACCGAGCGGACGGTGGAGACCCATGTGGGCTCCATCCTCGGCAAGTTGGGGCTGGCGACGGGGGAGGAGCACAACAGGCGGGTGCTGGCGGTGCTGGCGTATCTGACGTCGACCTGA
- a CDS encoding DUF1648 domain-containing protein, translated as MKHARTRLTAVVALPFLLALALDLIAWAALRDRLPNRLATHFTGTGTPNGHTATTPFVVTLSLILFALAALWPAVTLRRGQPAGGLKALIGAAWGLAAFLGYLMDATLRANLHTPARMPLWNLAAAFGAAALATGVGLLLVRYVPMPDPAASTPAATPRVDLADGEIAGWARRIDSWRVLAAAATLFAVGVVVWAVAGWVSALPALVIGFLVLLFARPYVTVDRRGLAVTTGWLPWPRIRVPLSRVEEASHRNLNALTEFWGWGLRVRPGATGIILRSGDALVVRRTGGRDFVVTVDGAAEAAALLNTLADRDRHRARP; from the coding sequence ATGAAGCATGCACGGACCCGACTGACGGCAGTGGTCGCACTGCCCTTCCTGCTCGCTCTCGCCCTCGACCTGATCGCCTGGGCGGCCCTGCGTGACCGGCTGCCCAACCGCCTGGCCACGCATTTCACCGGCACGGGAACGCCCAACGGCCACACCGCGACGACCCCCTTCGTCGTCACGCTCTCGCTGATCCTGTTCGCCCTCGCCGCACTCTGGCCGGCCGTCACGCTCCGCCGCGGCCAGCCCGCCGGAGGGCTCAAGGCCCTGATCGGCGCCGCCTGGGGCCTGGCCGCATTCCTCGGGTACCTGATGGACGCCACGCTCCGGGCCAATCTGCACACCCCCGCCCGCATGCCGCTGTGGAACCTGGCGGCGGCCTTCGGGGCGGCGGCCCTCGCGACGGGGGTCGGGCTCCTGCTCGTACGGTACGTACCGATGCCGGACCCCGCCGCTTCAACTCCTGCCGCCACGCCCCGAGTCGACCTGGCCGACGGGGAGATCGCGGGCTGGGCGCGGCGCATCGACTCCTGGCGGGTGCTCGCCGCCGCAGCAACGCTGTTCGCCGTCGGGGTCGTCGTCTGGGCCGTGGCGGGCTGGGTGTCCGCGCTCCCGGCGCTCGTCATCGGCTTCCTGGTGCTGCTCTTCGCCCGCCCGTACGTCACCGTGGACCGCCGGGGGCTCGCGGTCACCACCGGGTGGCTGCCCTGGCCGCGCATCAGGGTGCCGCTCTCGCGGGTCGAGGAGGCGTCCCACCGGAATCTCAACGCCCTGACGGAATTCTGGGGTTGGGGCCTGCGCGTGCGCCCCGGCGCCACCGGGATCATCCTCCGCTCCGGCGACGCGCTCGTCGTACGGCGCACCGGCGGACGCGACTTCGTGGTCACCGTCGACGGTGCCGCCGAGGCCGCGGCCCTCCTCAACACCCTCGCCGACCGCGACCGTCACCGGGCGAGGCCCTGA
- a CDS encoding GntR family transcriptional regulator encodes MLFRVDPTSATPLGDQIAACVRGALADSTLDAGERLPAARVLADTLGVNVHTVLRGYQQLREEGLIELRRGRGAVVVDGAAPAGRARLLERVRELAAEARELGLSEEEVVSLVRAAL; translated from the coding sequence ATGCTCTTCCGTGTCGACCCCACCTCCGCCACCCCCCTGGGCGACCAGATCGCCGCCTGCGTACGGGGCGCGCTCGCCGACTCCACCCTGGACGCGGGCGAACGGCTCCCGGCCGCCCGCGTCCTGGCCGACACCCTCGGCGTCAACGTCCACACGGTCCTCCGCGGCTACCAGCAGCTCCGCGAGGAGGGCCTGATCGAACTGCGCCGGGGCCGCGGCGCGGTCGTCGTGGACGGGGCGGCCCCGGCCGGCCGGGCTCGCCTCCTGGAGCGCGTACGCGAACTCGCAGCCGAGGCCCGCGAGTTGGGCCTCAGCGAGGAGGAGGTCGTGTCGTTGGTGCGGGCCGCGCTCTAA